A genomic region of Streptomyces sp. R33 contains the following coding sequences:
- a CDS encoding acyl-CoA dehydrogenase family protein, with the protein MDFTFTKEQQAAVEAAKAVFADVAPDGVPSPALTPGAVAEDFDRPLWAKLAASDLLSLVLAEEHGGAGLDAIALCLVLREAAKVLARVPLLEHCATAMAIQAHGSPELAAALLPDAGRGTLVLTAAAHGRSGHDPAELAVTARREGAQWTLDGVQTAVLWAYGADWIAVPAHTGEGEAVLAFVPRTAEGLTLAGQVSTSGERLAELALDGVRVPATHLIDTPGAWERLRQLLATGTCALALGLGEGVLAMTSQYTSKREQFGFPVATFQAVAVQAADRYIDLRAMEVTLWQAAWRLDAATGGAGGPLPSAGDVAVAKIWASEGVRRVVQTAQHLHGGFGADTDYPLHRYHAWAKQLELQLGPAAAHEEALGDLLAAHALA; encoded by the coding sequence GTGGACTTCACCTTCACCAAGGAGCAGCAGGCCGCCGTCGAGGCGGCGAAGGCCGTCTTCGCGGACGTCGCCCCGGACGGCGTGCCCAGCCCCGCGCTGACCCCGGGGGCCGTCGCCGAGGACTTCGACCGGCCGCTGTGGGCCAAGCTCGCCGCGTCCGACCTGCTGAGCCTGGTCCTCGCCGAGGAGCACGGCGGGGCGGGCCTCGACGCGATCGCCCTGTGCCTGGTGCTGCGCGAGGCCGCGAAGGTGCTGGCGCGGGTTCCGCTGCTGGAGCACTGCGCCACCGCCATGGCCATCCAGGCCCACGGCAGCCCCGAACTGGCCGCCGCCCTGCTGCCCGACGCCGGTCGGGGCACGCTCGTCCTCACCGCCGCCGCCCATGGGCGCAGCGGCCACGATCCCGCGGAACTCGCCGTCACCGCCCGCCGCGAGGGCGCGCAGTGGACCCTCGACGGGGTCCAGACGGCCGTCCTGTGGGCGTACGGCGCCGACTGGATCGCCGTACCGGCCCACACGGGCGAGGGCGAGGCCGTCCTCGCGTTCGTCCCGCGCACCGCCGAGGGCCTCACCCTGGCCGGGCAGGTCTCCACCAGCGGGGAACGGCTCGCCGAACTCGCCCTGGACGGCGTACGGGTGCCCGCGACGCACCTCATCGACACCCCGGGCGCCTGGGAGCGGCTCCGCCAGCTCCTCGCCACCGGAACGTGCGCCCTGGCGCTCGGGCTCGGCGAGGGCGTCCTCGCCATGACCAGCCAATACACCAGCAAGCGCGAGCAGTTCGGCTTCCCGGTGGCCACCTTCCAGGCCGTCGCCGTCCAGGCCGCCGACCGCTACATCGACCTGCGCGCCATGGAGGTCACCCTGTGGCAGGCCGCCTGGCGGCTCGACGCGGCGACGGGCGGAGCCGGCGGGCCGCTGCCGAGCGCCGGAGACGTCGCCGTCGCCAAGATCTGGGCCTCGGAGGGGGTACGCCGGGTCGTGCAGACGGCCCAGCACCTGCACGGCGGCTTCGGCGCCGACACCGACTACCCGCTGCACCGCTACCACGCGTGGGCCAAGCAGCTGGAGCTCCAGCTGGGCCCGGCCGCCGCGCACGAGGAAGCGCTCGGCGACCTGCTGGCCGCCCACGCCCTCGCCTGA
- a CDS encoding rhodanese-like domain-containing protein, producing MNFGPLPSVDAAAVPSEGFVLDVREDDEWAAGHVEGALHIPMSDFVARFGELTEAVEDGRRVHVMCRVGGRSAQVTQYLVRQGIDAVNIDGGMQAWDGAGRPMVTDHGNPAFVL from the coding sequence ATGAACTTCGGACCGCTTCCCTCGGTGGACGCCGCCGCGGTGCCCTCCGAAGGCTTTGTCCTCGACGTCCGTGAGGACGACGAATGGGCTGCCGGACACGTGGAAGGCGCCCTGCACATCCCTATGAGCGACTTCGTGGCCCGCTTCGGTGAGCTGACGGAGGCCGTGGAGGACGGCCGCCGCGTGCACGTGATGTGCCGGGTCGGCGGGCGCTCCGCACAGGTCACCCAGTACCTGGTGCGCCAGGGCATCGACGCCGTGAACATCGACGGCGGCATGCAGGCCTGGGACGGCGCCGGGCGCCCGATGGTGACCGACCACGGGAACCCGGCCTTCGTGCTCTAG
- a CDS encoding J domain-containing protein: MSEQQTEDTGDERPEARLERAVRAAEQALIEFEIAVETFRVEVENFSRLHHQKLGPMYSRLDELDALIAEAKAARSGDAEDLRRARDARSLVMPMPGVDELFHDWMGSEGISDDASAMLTDRPVRPPERVRPTEEVRRLYRELVRQAHPDLARDDAERERRDAFIVRVNAAYARGEEQVLRELAEEWAAGPVPEAVRLLNESEELYARLEWLAQRKEMLAAVARELEDSAIGSMLRMAPEDPDRLLEEIAEQLLAQVSERESELAEFG, from the coding sequence GTGAGCGAGCAGCAGACTGAAGACACCGGCGACGAGCGTCCCGAGGCGCGCCTGGAACGGGCCGTGCGGGCCGCCGAGCAGGCGCTGATCGAGTTCGAGATCGCCGTGGAGACCTTCCGGGTGGAGGTGGAGAACTTCTCCCGCCTGCACCACCAGAAGCTCGGCCCGATGTACTCGAGGCTGGACGAGCTGGATGCGCTGATCGCCGAGGCGAAGGCGGCCCGGAGCGGAGATGCCGAGGATCTGCGACGGGCCCGGGACGCCCGCTCGCTGGTGATGCCGATGCCGGGCGTGGACGAGCTGTTCCACGACTGGATGGGTTCGGAGGGCATCTCCGACGACGCGTCCGCGATGCTCACCGACCGCCCGGTGCGGCCCCCGGAGCGGGTCCGGCCGACGGAGGAGGTACGCCGGCTGTACCGCGAGCTGGTCCGCCAGGCGCACCCGGACCTCGCCCGGGACGACGCCGAGCGGGAGCGGCGCGATGCGTTCATCGTGCGCGTCAATGCGGCGTACGCGCGGGGCGAGGAGCAGGTGCTGCGCGAGCTGGCCGAGGAGTGGGCGGCGGGTCCCGTACCGGAGGCCGTGCGACTGCTGAACGAGAGCGAGGAGCTCTACGCCCGGCTGGAGTGGCTGGCGCAGCGCAAGGAAATGCTGGCGGCGGTGGCGCGCGAGCTGGAGGACAGCGCGATCGGCTCGATGCTGCGGATGGCGCCGGAGGACCCGGACCGGCTGCTGGAGGAGATCGCGGAGCAGCTGCTGGCGCAGGTCTCCGAGCGGGAGTCGGAGCTCGCCGAGTTTGGATAG
- a CDS encoding DUF2252 domain-containing protein: MVAVPEQRLAEPVGAVGGGRIPGVEGFAPRAVAGSPKEAGKALRTRVPRSAHAHFEAPAGRPDAVQAVEESNVGRVAELAPIRVGRMAANPFAFLRGAAGLMAHDLSGGPVTGVGAQICGDAHAANFGLYGDARGRLVIDLNDFDETVFGPWEWDLKRLATSLVLAGRVAGADEDTCRAAAHDTVGAYRRTMRLLAKLPALDAWNAIADEELVSHTDARDLLGTLERVSEKARNNTSARFAAKSTEACPDGGRRFVDALPVLRRVGDAEAAAVAASLGPYLKTLQGDRLPLLARYAIHDVAFRVVGTGSVGTRSYVVLLLDHRGEPLVLQVKEARPSVLLPHLPALGFESAVEEHEGRRVVAGQKRMQVVSDILLGWTTVEGRPYQVRQFRNRKGSVDPAALAADQIDDYGRMTGALLARAHAHSADPRLLAGYCGKNDELDEAMATFAVAYADRSEADHAHLVAAVRSGRIAAEAGV; encoded by the coding sequence ATGGTGGCGGTACCGGAACAGCGGCTTGCGGAGCCGGTCGGGGCAGTGGGCGGCGGGCGGATACCCGGGGTCGAGGGGTTCGCCCCGCGGGCCGTGGCGGGCTCGCCCAAGGAGGCGGGCAAGGCGCTGCGCACGCGGGTGCCGCGCTCGGCGCACGCGCACTTCGAGGCGCCGGCCGGGCGGCCGGACGCGGTGCAGGCGGTCGAGGAGTCCAACGTCGGGCGGGTCGCCGAGCTGGCGCCGATCCGGGTGGGCCGGATGGCCGCGAACCCCTTCGCGTTCCTGCGCGGAGCGGCCGGACTGATGGCGCACGACCTGTCGGGCGGCCCGGTGACCGGAGTCGGCGCGCAGATCTGCGGCGACGCCCATGCGGCGAATTTCGGCCTGTACGGGGATGCGCGCGGCCGGCTCGTCATCGACCTGAACGACTTCGACGAGACCGTGTTCGGCCCGTGGGAGTGGGACCTGAAGCGGCTGGCGACCTCGCTGGTCCTGGCCGGGCGGGTGGCCGGCGCGGACGAGGACACCTGCCGGGCCGCGGCGCACGACACGGTGGGCGCGTACCGCCGGACCATGCGGCTGCTGGCCAAGCTGCCGGCGCTGGACGCCTGGAACGCCATCGCGGACGAGGAGCTCGTCTCCCACACCGATGCCCGGGACCTGCTGGGCACGCTGGAGCGGGTCTCGGAGAAGGCCCGCAACAACACCTCGGCGCGGTTCGCCGCCAAGTCCACCGAGGCCTGCCCCGACGGCGGGCGGCGCTTCGTGGACGCCCTGCCGGTGCTGCGCCGGGTCGGCGACGCGGAGGCGGCGGCCGTGGCCGCCTCGCTGGGCCCGTACCTGAAGACCCTGCAGGGTGACCGGCTGCCGCTGCTGGCCCGCTACGCGATCCACGACGTGGCCTTCCGGGTGGTCGGCACCGGGAGCGTCGGCACCCGCTCGTACGTGGTGCTGCTGCTGGACCACCGGGGCGAGCCGCTGGTGCTCCAGGTCAAGGAGGCGCGGCCGTCCGTGCTGCTGCCGCACCTGCCCGCGCTGGGCTTCGAGTCCGCGGTAGAGGAGCACGAGGGCCGCCGGGTGGTGGCCGGGCAGAAGCGGATGCAGGTGGTCTCCGACATCCTGCTGGGCTGGACGACGGTGGAGGGGCGGCCGTACCAGGTGCGGCAGTTCCGCAACCGCAAGGGCAGCGTGGACCCGGCGGCGCTGGCCGCCGACCAGATCGACGACTACGGGCGCATGACCGGCGCCCTGCTGGCCCGCGCGCACGCGCACAGCGCCGATCCGCGGCTGCTGGCCGGGTACTGCGGCAAGAACGACGAGCTGGACGAGGCGATGGCCACCTTCGCGGTGGCGTACGCCGACCGGAGCGAGGCCGACCACGCGCACCTGGTGGCGGCGGTGCGGTCCGGGCGGATCGCGGCGGAGGCCGGGGTCTGA
- a CDS encoding response regulator transcription factor: MIRVVIADDEPLIRAGIRMILTSAPDIEVVAEAANGREALDLARAHTPDVMLLDIQMPVMDGLTALGELGRAAPEVRALILTTFGEKENVLRALGSGGAGFLLKDSAPGELIGAVRAAAAGDAYLSPGATRHVVDQLASGRAAGRGEEARRRVAELSERERGVLSLLGEGLSNADAGRRLHMSEATVKTYVSRILAKLGCENRVQAALLARDAGL; the protein is encoded by the coding sequence GTGATCCGAGTGGTGATCGCTGACGATGAGCCGCTGATCCGGGCCGGGATCAGGATGATCCTGACCTCGGCTCCGGACATCGAGGTCGTCGCGGAGGCGGCGAACGGCCGTGAGGCCCTGGACCTGGCCCGCGCGCACACGCCGGACGTGATGCTGCTGGACATCCAGATGCCGGTGATGGACGGCCTGACCGCGCTCGGTGAGCTGGGACGGGCGGCGCCGGAGGTCCGGGCGCTGATCCTGACCACCTTCGGGGAGAAGGAGAACGTGCTGCGGGCCCTCGGCTCGGGCGGCGCGGGGTTCCTCCTGAAGGATTCGGCGCCGGGCGAGCTGATCGGCGCGGTGCGGGCGGCCGCGGCCGGGGACGCGTACCTCTCGCCGGGGGCGACCCGGCACGTGGTCGACCAGCTGGCCTCGGGGCGGGCCGCGGGGCGCGGCGAGGAGGCCCGGCGGCGGGTGGCGGAGCTGAGCGAGCGCGAGCGCGGGGTGCTGTCGCTGCTGGGCGAGGGGCTGTCCAACGCGGACGCGGGCCGGCGGCTGCACATGAGCGAGGCGACGGTGAAGACGTACGTGAGCCGGATCCTGGCGAAGCTGGGCTGCGAGAACCGGGTTCAGGCCGCCCTGCTGGCCAGGGACGCCGGGCTGTAG
- a CDS encoding sensor histidine kinase — protein sequence MRAGWDWLTGPEPWTRRMLAGDLVIAGLLALLGLGVEELDNGSVQRMIGSAAAVVLLTLLRRRLPAATLVVASAVSPFLPGSFLVMILLGWSAGRRIVGVGRALTAFTLAFLASVGFGVLQAWSDKRPVLVIVFSTLMFLAMTVMPGLASRYWSQRRTLLQALQERNGQLMRERAMVAGQARLRERQRIAQDMHDSLGHRLALISVHTGALEVDPELTDRQRETVGVLRQASVAAMHELREVVGIMRDGVEAPVPVEEAQPAARGVAGIAGIVQAARSAGTDVRMTSAGRPRPLVAACDHAAYRIVQEALTNAYKHAPGAPIAVELRYEDDSLVVEIANGPAAGPGTGEVVSGGQGLTGLRERARLVGGMVHAGTTEDGGFRVAGVLPYGTEPAGVDHIADDFGQQAQAQALGLAGAPPMDWAAVDRELAVRSRSRTGGIAMGCGIAFAAVVLLVIVIGAGVVLLLGTAGNAMISRADYDDVRVGEPEEAVRRRLPDGESFLTEGLDRKGPERPEGTQCLALLSSDDSGLSTDTVFRFCFKDGKLVDKQAYEVEQ from the coding sequence ATGCGGGCGGGCTGGGACTGGTTGACGGGCCCCGAGCCGTGGACCCGGCGGATGCTGGCGGGGGACCTGGTGATCGCCGGGCTGCTCGCACTGCTCGGCCTGGGCGTCGAGGAACTCGACAACGGCAGCGTGCAGCGGATGATCGGCAGCGCCGCGGCTGTGGTGCTGCTCACGCTGCTGCGGCGGCGCCTGCCTGCGGCGACCCTGGTCGTGGCGTCGGCGGTGTCCCCGTTCCTGCCCGGCTCGTTCCTGGTCATGATCCTGCTCGGCTGGTCGGCGGGGCGCCGGATCGTCGGGGTGGGCCGGGCGCTGACCGCGTTCACCCTCGCGTTCCTCGCCTCGGTCGGCTTCGGTGTGCTGCAGGCGTGGTCCGACAAGCGGCCCGTGCTGGTGATCGTCTTCTCCACGCTGATGTTCCTCGCGATGACGGTCATGCCGGGTCTGGCCAGCCGCTACTGGTCCCAGCGCCGGACCCTGCTGCAGGCGCTCCAGGAGCGCAACGGGCAGCTGATGCGGGAGCGGGCGATGGTCGCCGGGCAGGCCCGGCTGCGCGAGCGGCAGCGGATCGCCCAGGACATGCACGACAGCCTGGGCCACCGGCTGGCGCTGATCTCCGTGCACACCGGCGCCCTGGAGGTGGACCCGGAGCTCACCGACCGCCAGCGCGAGACCGTGGGGGTGCTGCGGCAGGCCTCGGTCGCGGCGATGCACGAGCTGCGCGAGGTCGTCGGGATCATGCGGGACGGCGTCGAGGCGCCGGTGCCCGTCGAGGAGGCGCAGCCCGCGGCGCGCGGGGTGGCGGGGATCGCCGGGATCGTCCAGGCGGCGCGGAGCGCGGGGACCGACGTACGGATGACGTCGGCGGGGCGGCCGAGGCCGCTGGTCGCGGCGTGCGACCACGCGGCGTACCGGATCGTGCAGGAGGCGCTGACCAACGCGTACAAGCACGCTCCGGGGGCGCCGATCGCGGTGGAACTGCGGTACGAGGACGACTCGCTGGTGGTGGAGATCGCCAACGGGCCTGCGGCCGGTCCGGGAACGGGCGAGGTGGTGTCGGGCGGGCAGGGGCTGACGGGGCTGCGCGAACGGGCCCGGCTGGTCGGCGGGATGGTGCACGCGGGCACGACCGAGGACGGCGGGTTCCGGGTGGCCGGGGTGCTGCCGTACGGGACGGAGCCGGCGGGGGTGGACCACATCGCCGACGACTTCGGGCAGCAGGCGCAGGCCCAGGCCCTGGGGCTGGCAGGTGCGCCGCCGATGGACTGGGCGGCGGTGGACCGGGAGCTGGCCGTACGGAGCCGCAGCCGGACCGGGGGCATAGCGATGGGCTGCGGGATCGCCTTCGCGGCGGTGGTGCTGCTGGTGATCGTGATCGGGGCCGGGGTGGTGCTGCTGCTGGGCACCGCGGGCAACGCGATGATCAGCCGGGCCGACTACGACGACGTGCGGGTGGGCGAGCCGGAGGAGGCGGTCCGCAGGCGGCTGCCCGACGGCGAGAGCTTCCTCACCGAGGGCCTGGACCGGAAGGGGCCGGAGCGGCCGGAGGGCACGCAGTGTCTGGCACTGCTGTCGTCGGACGACTCGGGGCTGTCCACCGATACCGTTTTCCGGTTCTGCTTCAAGGACGGCAAGCTCGTCGACAAGCAGGCGTACGAGGTCGAGCAGTAG
- a CDS encoding DUF3662 and FHA domain-containing protein, which translates to MGVLKRFEQRLEGLVNGTFAKVFKSEVQPVEIAGALQRECDNNATIWNRERTVVPNDFIVELSAGDYERLSPYSGQLGDELAGLVRDYAKQQRYSFMGPIKVHLEKADDLDTGLYRVRSRTLASSTSQAQPSAPQNQQGGYGYPPVAAPPMPAGPPPGAAARRPGAGGPAPVPTAGATRRHWIEINGTRHQISRPTLVLGRSTEADVRIDDPGVSRRHCEIRTGTPSTIQDLGSTNGIVVDGQHTTRATLRDGSRIVVGSTTIIYRQAEG; encoded by the coding sequence ATGGGAGTCCTGAAGCGGTTCGAGCAGCGACTCGAAGGTCTGGTGAACGGCACCTTCGCCAAGGTGTTCAAGTCCGAGGTCCAGCCCGTCGAGATCGCCGGCGCGCTCCAGCGCGAGTGCGACAACAACGCGACGATCTGGAACCGCGAGCGGACCGTTGTCCCCAACGACTTCATCGTCGAGCTCAGCGCCGGCGACTACGAACGCCTGAGCCCCTACTCCGGGCAGCTCGGCGACGAGCTCGCGGGCCTCGTCCGCGACTACGCCAAGCAGCAGCGCTACAGCTTCATGGGCCCGATCAAGGTCCACCTGGAGAAGGCCGACGACCTCGACACCGGGCTCTACCGGGTCCGCAGCCGTACGCTCGCCTCCAGCACCTCCCAGGCGCAGCCGTCGGCCCCCCAGAACCAGCAGGGCGGCTACGGCTACCCGCCGGTCGCCGCACCGCCGATGCCGGCCGGACCGCCCCCGGGCGCGGCCGCGCGCCGGCCGGGCGCGGGCGGGCCGGCCCCCGTACCGACCGCAGGTGCCACCCGGCGCCACTGGATCGAGATCAACGGCACCCGCCACCAGATCTCGCGCCCCACGCTCGTACTCGGCCGAAGCACGGAAGCCGACGTGCGGATCGACGACCCCGGCGTCTCGCGCCGGCACTGTGAGATCCGGACCGGAACGCCCTCGACGATCCAGGATCTCGGGTCCACCAACGGCATCGTGGTGGACGGGCAGCACACCACCCGCGCTACGCTCCGCGACGGCTCGCGGATCGTCGTGGGCAGCACCACCATCATTTACCGGCAAGCCGAAGGGTGA
- a CDS encoding FHA domain-containing protein, translating to MSELTLTVMRLGFLAVLWLFVIVAVQVIRSDLFGTRVTQRGSRRGSAAAGAPAPGGGRQTAAPPQQRQRRGAPTKLVVSEGTLTGTTVALAGQTITLGRAHDSTIVLDDDYASSRHARIYPDRDGQWIVEDLGSTNGTYLDRTRLTTPTPIPPGAPIRIGKTVIELRK from the coding sequence ATGTCAGAGCTGACCCTGACGGTCATGCGGTTGGGTTTCCTGGCCGTTCTGTGGCTGTTCGTCATCGTGGCCGTCCAGGTCATCCGCAGCGACCTCTTCGGTACGCGCGTCACGCAGCGCGGCTCGCGCCGCGGCAGCGCCGCCGCCGGAGCGCCGGCGCCGGGCGGGGGCCGGCAGACCGCCGCGCCGCCGCAGCAGCGCCAGCGCCGCGGAGCGCCGACCAAGCTGGTCGTCTCGGAGGGCACCCTCACGGGCACCACCGTCGCCCTCGCGGGCCAGACGATCACGCTCGGCCGGGCACATGACTCCACGATCGTGCTGGACGACGACTACGCCTCCAGCCGCCATGCCAGGATCTACCCCGACCGTGACGGCCAGTGGATCGTCGAGGATCTCGGGTCCACCAACGGCACGTATCTCGACCGGACCCGGCTGACCACCCCGACGCCCATTCCGCCGGGCGCCCCGATCCGCATCGGCAAGACCGTCATCGAGCTGCGGAAGTAG
- a CDS encoding Stp1/IreP family PP2C-type Ser/Thr phosphatase, translating into MSLSLRFAAGSHKGMIREGNEDSGYAGPRLLAVADGMGGQAAGEVASSEVISSLVQLDDDVPGSDILTSLATAVQRANDQLRVMVEEDAQLEGMGTTLTALLWTGQRLGLVHVGDSRAYLLRDGVLTQITQDHTWVQRLVDEGRITEEEATTHPQRSLLMRALGSGDTVEPDLSIREVRTGDRYLICSDGLSGVVSHQTLEETLADYHGPHETVQALIQLALRGGGPDNITCIVADVLDTDSGDTLAAQLNDTPVVVGAVAENQHQLFDGGNAMQTPAGRASGLGRQVPPPAGAFGPPGSGEAPGYGYPDQSQGGGAYGSFGEPDPYDDSRYDDTYDHPRRRRSKGRKWTTRTLILLIVAGVVGGGLYAAHRWTQTQFYIGVKGEHVALFRGISQNLGPLELSKVETDRTDIELKYLPPFKRKLVEATITETSLDGARQKIDELGAQVTACKKDEERRAAEAQNPPAPGPSLTPTEQSLVGLCGKQ; encoded by the coding sequence ATGAGTCTGTCCCTGCGGTTCGCCGCCGGATCCCACAAGGGCATGATCCGCGAGGGCAACGAGGACTCCGGCTATGCCGGGCCCCGTCTCCTCGCCGTGGCCGACGGCATGGGCGGCCAGGCCGCCGGCGAGGTCGCGAGCTCCGAGGTGATCTCCTCGCTCGTGCAGCTCGACGACGACGTCCCGGGCTCCGACATCCTCACCTCGCTCGCCACTGCCGTGCAGCGCGCGAACGACCAGCTGCGCGTGATGGTCGAGGAGGACGCCCAGCTCGAGGGCATGGGCACCACCCTGACCGCGCTCCTGTGGACCGGCCAGCGCCTGGGCCTCGTCCATGTCGGCGACTCGCGCGCCTACCTGCTGCGCGACGGCGTCCTCACGCAGATCACCCAGGACCACACCTGGGTGCAGCGCCTCGTCGACGAGGGCCGCATCACCGAAGAGGAAGCCACCACCCACCCGCAGCGCTCGCTCCTCATGCGGGCGCTCGGCAGCGGTGACACCGTCGAGCCCGACCTCTCGATCCGCGAGGTCCGCACCGGCGACCGCTACCTGATCTGCTCCGACGGCCTGTCCGGCGTCGTCTCGCACCAGACCCTGGAAGAGACGCTCGCCGACTACCACGGCCCCCACGAGACCGTGCAGGCCCTGATCCAGCTCGCCCTGCGCGGCGGCGGACCGGACAACATCACCTGCATCGTCGCGGACGTCCTCGACACCGACAGCGGCGACACCCTCGCCGCCCAGCTGAACGACACCCCGGTCGTCGTCGGCGCGGTCGCCGAGAACCAGCACCAGCTCTTCGACGGCGGCAACGCCATGCAGACCCCGGCGGGCCGCGCCTCCGGCCTCGGCCGCCAGGTCCCCCCGCCGGCCGGTGCCTTCGGGCCCCCCGGCAGCGGCGAGGCGCCCGGCTACGGATACCCCGACCAGAGCCAGGGCGGCGGCGCGTACGGCAGCTTCGGCGAACCCGACCCGTACGACGACTCCCGCTACGACGACACGTACGACCACCCCCGCCGGCGCCGCAGCAAAGGGCGCAAGTGGACCACCCGCACCTTGATCCTGCTGATCGTCGCCGGTGTCGTCGGAGGCGGCCTCTACGCCGCACACCGCTGGACCCAGACGCAGTTCTACATCGGCGTCAAGGGCGAGCACGTCGCACTGTTCCGCGGCATCAGCCAGAACCTCGGCCCGCTGGAGCTCTCCAAGGTGGAGACCGACCGCACCGACATCGAACTGAAGTACCTGCCGCCCTTCAAGCGCAAGCTGGTCGAGGCCACCATCACCGAGACCAGCCTCGACGGCGCCCGCCAGAAGATCGACGAACTCGGCGCCCAGGTCACCGCCTGCAAGAAGGACGAGGAGCGCCGCGCCGCGGAAGCGCAGAACCCACCAGCACCCGGCCCCAGCCTGACTCCCACGGAGCAGTCGCTGGTCGGCCTCTGCGGCAAGCAGTAG
- a CDS encoding FtsW/RodA/SpoVE family cell cycle protein: MSVVTNTTTIGAIELPSRRNTELLLLVFAVVIPIFAYANVGLSIHGKLPPGMVAYGGGLAVLAGIAHLVVRRYAKYADPLLLPIATLLNGLGCVLIWRLDQSERLQNLAKRSFGHFSESAPRQMMYTALAIALFAGVLLLLKDHRTLQRFTYISMAASLVLLILPVVPGLGADVFGAKIWISVGGFSIQPGEFAKIVIAIFFAGYLMVKRDALALASRRFMGLYLPRGRDLGPILMIWAMSLLVLVFENDLGTSLLFFGMFVIMLYVATERTSWIVIGLVMSVAGAAVVGATASHVKARVTAWLDPFACYSKSGACEQVGQSIMSFGSGGVLGTGWGQGNSDLIGFAANSDFIFSTVGEELGLAGVMAFLLLYGLIIERGVRTALAARDPFGKLFAIGLSGAFALQIFVVAGGVMGLIPLTGMTMPFLASGGSSVLANWALIGILIRISDTARRPAPAPAPSPDSEMTQVVRPS, encoded by the coding sequence ATGAGCGTTGTCACCAACACGACCACCATCGGCGCCATCGAGCTGCCGAGCCGGCGGAACACCGAGCTCCTGCTGCTCGTTTTCGCCGTGGTCATCCCGATCTTCGCCTACGCCAACGTGGGCCTGTCGATCCACGGCAAGCTGCCTCCCGGCATGGTCGCGTACGGGGGCGGCCTCGCCGTTCTCGCCGGCATCGCCCACCTCGTGGTGCGCCGCTACGCGAAGTACGCGGACCCGCTGCTGCTGCCGATCGCGACACTGCTCAACGGGCTCGGCTGCGTCCTGATCTGGCGGCTCGACCAGTCGGAGCGGCTGCAGAACCTGGCCAAGCGCAGCTTCGGCCACTTCTCCGAGTCGGCCCCCCGGCAGATGATGTACACGGCGCTCGCCATCGCCCTGTTCGCCGGCGTGCTGCTGCTGCTCAAGGACCACCGCACCCTGCAGCGGTTCACGTACATCTCCATGGCCGCGTCGCTGGTCCTGCTGATCCTGCCGGTCGTGCCGGGCCTCGGTGCCGACGTCTTCGGTGCGAAGATCTGGATCAGCGTCGGCGGCTTCTCCATCCAGCCCGGTGAGTTCGCGAAGATCGTCATCGCGATCTTCTTCGCCGGCTACCTGATGGTGAAGCGCGACGCGCTCGCCCTGGCCAGCCGCCGCTTCATGGGCCTCTACCTGCCGCGCGGCCGCGACCTCGGCCCCATCCTGATGATCTGGGCGATGAGCCTGCTCGTCCTCGTCTTCGAGAACGACCTCGGCACCTCGCTGCTCTTCTTCGGCATGTTCGTGATCATGCTGTACGTGGCCACCGAGCGCACCAGCTGGATCGTCATCGGCCTGGTCATGAGCGTGGCCGGCGCCGCCGTCGTCGGCGCGACCGCCAGCCACGTCAAGGCCCGTGTCACCGCCTGGCTCGACCCCTTCGCCTGCTACTCCAAGTCGGGTGCCTGCGAGCAGGTCGGCCAGTCGATCATGAGCTTCGGCTCCGGCGGGGTCCTCGGCACCGGCTGGGGCCAGGGCAACTCCGACCTCATCGGATTCGCCGCCAACTCGGACTTCATCTTCTCCACGGTCGGCGAGGAGCTCGGCCTCGCGGGCGTCATGGCCTTCCTCCTGCTCTACGGCCTGATCATCGAGCGCGGCGTGCGCACCGCGCTCGCCGCCCGCGACCCCTTCGGCAAGCTCTTCGCCATCGGCCTCTCCGGCGCCTTCGCCCTGCAGATCTTCGTGGTCGCCGGCGGCGTCATGGGCCTCATCCCCCTGACCGGCATGACCATGCCGTTCCTCGCGTCCGGCGGTTCGTCCGTCCTCGCGAACTGGGCCCTCATCGGGATCCTCATCCGGATCAGCGACACCGCACGCCGCCCCGCCCCGGCCCCGGCACCGTCCCCCGACTCCGAGATGACCCAGGTGGTCCGCCCGTCATGA